In the Euphorbia lathyris chromosome 5, ddEupLath1.1, whole genome shotgun sequence genome, one interval contains:
- the LOC136228802 gene encoding signaling peptide TAXIMIN 2, with the protein MGDCRPLGFLIGLPFALVALVLSLVGVIVWIIGSVLSCLCPCCICCAGLANFAVDIIKLPVKVLRWFTGQIPC; encoded by the exons ATGGGAGATTGCAGACCGTTAGGGTTCTTGATAGGGCTTCCATTTGCTTTAGTTGCTCTCGTTTTATCTCTTGTTGGTGTTATTGTTTGGATCATCGG GAGTGTGTTGAGTTGCTTATGCCCATGCTGTATATGTTGTGCTGGACTTGCAAATTTTGCAGTGGATATTATAAAGCTACCCGTTAAAGTTCTCAGATGGTTTACTGGTCAGATTCCTTGTTGa